One part of the Arachidicoccus terrestris genome encodes these proteins:
- a CDS encoding efflux RND transporter periplasmic adaptor subunit: MRPFILLLCVSTLLGVVSCKSKAKKSHQITANTYSVIQIRSDTATLYADYPGTIQGIENVEIRPKIDGFISGIYVEEGASVRKGQLLFKIDAPQYEQDVRTAKANINIAKADVDAAVMNVNKVKPLVEKGIISDYELKSAKFTLEAKKAALSQAEATLENAKINLSYTSIYSPVSGVIGILPFKVGSLVGSSTATALTTVSNISQIYCYFSINEKQELDFFASAKGKTIQEKLATLPPAMLVLSNGSIFSHKGKVESASGFINAQTGAVNLRAVFPNPNGIIRNGSSAIIRLPTTIPDAILIPQKATYQIQGALFAYKVDEDNKVSSVSISVNRANNGKFYVVKSGLKPGDRIVTDGIDNLRENLVIEPRMISLQQSISATDK; the protein is encoded by the coding sequence ATGCGTCCATTCATATTGCTTTTATGTGTTTCTACATTGCTCGGTGTCGTTTCCTGTAAAAGCAAGGCTAAGAAAAGCCACCAGATAACTGCCAATACCTACTCTGTTATTCAGATCCGGTCCGACACGGCCACATTATATGCCGACTATCCCGGCACCATTCAGGGTATAGAGAATGTAGAGATCCGGCCTAAAATCGATGGATTCATTTCGGGGATCTATGTGGAAGAAGGGGCTTCTGTCCGTAAAGGGCAACTCCTGTTTAAGATTGATGCGCCGCAATATGAGCAGGATGTCAGAACGGCCAAAGCCAATATAAATATTGCCAAGGCAGATGTAGATGCGGCCGTTATGAACGTGAATAAGGTAAAGCCGCTGGTAGAAAAAGGCATTATCAGCGACTATGAGTTAAAATCCGCCAAGTTTACGCTCGAAGCAAAGAAGGCGGCACTCTCGCAGGCAGAAGCGACACTCGAGAATGCAAAAATCAATTTAAGCTATACGTCTATTTATAGCCCTGTGAGTGGCGTGATCGGTATTCTTCCCTTTAAAGTGGGCAGTCTGGTGGGGAGTTCTACCGCTACCGCACTGACAACCGTCTCTAATATCTCACAGATCTACTGTTATTTTTCTATCAACGAAAAACAGGAACTGGATTTCTTTGCCTCAGCAAAGGGAAAGACAATCCAGGAAAAGCTCGCCACCCTGCCACCGGCGATGCTGGTTCTATCTAATGGGAGCATATTCTCCCACAAAGGCAAGGTTGAGTCCGCCAGCGGCTTTATTAATGCCCAGACGGGCGCCGTTAACCTGCGGGCCGTATTCCCCAACCCCAACGGCATCATCCGCAATGGCAGCAGCGCGATTATACGGCTGCCGACCACCATACCGGATGCGATCCTGATCCCGCAAAAAGCGACCTATCAGATTCAGGGTGCCTTGTTTGCGTATAAGGTGGACGAGGATAATAAAGTTTCTTCCGTAAGCATCAGTGTCAACAGGGCCAATAACGGCAAGTTTTATGTCGTCAAAAGTGGTCTGAAGCCGGGAGACCGTATCGTGACTGACGGGATCGATAACCTGAGAGAAAATCTGGTGATTGAACCCAGGATGATCTCTTTACAGCAATCCATCAGCGCAACAGACAAATAA
- the clpB gene encoding ATP-dependent chaperone ClpB codes for MNPNNYTIKAQELIQAAQQIAYNNNDLNIETNHLLLALLNEKESTIEFLLKKNDINIPYAETKATESLTRLPKAASGEPAQQVGREMNNTLLRAAKDISQFGDEFINPEHLLLALVQGNDDTAKLLKDAGLTEKGLIAAIKDLRKGGTVNSQTASQEVGSLKKYAKNLNELAQAGKLDPVIGRDEEIRRTLHILSRRSKNNPILVGEPGVGKTAIVEGLAHRIINGDVPENLKTKIIYGLDMGLLIAGAKYKGEFEERLKGVIKDVATSDGEIILFIDEIHTLVGAGGGEGAMDAANILKPALARGELRAIGATTLNEYQKFFEKDKALERRFQKVMVDEPSIEDAVSILRGLKERYETHHHVLIKDEAIIAAVELSNRYITDRFLPDKAIDLIDESAAKLRLEMNSMPEELDELERRIRQLEIEREAIKRENDKAKLGELNTNIGNLMVERDTYKAKWQQEKEVVEKMQNAKAAIDTLKVEAEKAEREGDYGKVAEIRYGKIKEQQEIIDQTAHLLSDISEKRLLKEEVDAEDIAENVAKATGIPVSRMLQSEKDKLLQLEDHLHQRVVGQEEAITAVSDAIRRSRAGLGDPKKPIGSFIFLGTTGVGKTELAKALAEFLFDDESMMTRIDMSEYQEKHSVSRLVGAPPGYVGYEEGGQLTEAVRRKPYSVVLFDEIEKAHPDVFNILLQVLDDGHLTDNKGRVVNFKNTIIIMTSNMGSHLIQEAFENHSDDIDKAEEIAKDEVMNLLKENIRPEFLNRIDEIVMFHPLLKKEIRNIIHIQLKQLKKQIAAGGIHIDFSDYVIDYLAENGYDVQFGARPLKRFIQKAIVNPLSKKILAGEIDKDHPVLVDVFDGIVVFRNEETVKEK; via the coding sequence ATGAATCCAAATAATTATACGATTAAGGCACAGGAGCTGATTCAGGCAGCTCAACAGATTGCCTACAACAACAATGACCTGAATATTGAGACCAATCACCTTTTACTGGCCCTGCTCAATGAAAAGGAAAGTACGATCGAATTTCTGCTAAAGAAAAATGACATCAATATTCCCTATGCAGAAACCAAGGCCACGGAATCTTTGACCAGGCTGCCTAAGGCCGCCAGCGGTGAGCCTGCCCAGCAGGTCGGCCGGGAAATGAACAATACGCTCTTGCGTGCGGCTAAGGATATCAGTCAATTCGGAGACGAATTCATCAATCCGGAGCATTTATTATTGGCACTTGTACAGGGCAACGATGATACAGCCAAATTGCTCAAAGATGCAGGCCTTACCGAAAAGGGGCTGATCGCCGCCATTAAAGACCTGCGTAAGGGAGGTACCGTGAATTCACAGACGGCTTCCCAGGAAGTCGGCTCTCTGAAAAAATATGCCAAGAACCTCAATGAACTGGCGCAGGCCGGCAAATTGGATCCGGTCATCGGCCGTGACGAAGAGATCCGCCGGACGCTGCATATCCTTTCCAGGAGGTCCAAAAACAATCCGATCCTGGTGGGGGAACCGGGGGTCGGTAAGACGGCTATCGTGGAAGGACTGGCACACCGTATTATTAACGGGGATGTGCCCGAGAACCTGAAAACGAAGATTATTTACGGGTTGGACATGGGGCTACTGATTGCCGGCGCAAAATATAAAGGTGAATTTGAAGAGCGCCTGAAGGGTGTTATCAAAGATGTCGCTACCAGCGATGGGGAAATCATTCTTTTTATCGACGAGATCCATACGCTGGTCGGTGCGGGCGGTGGAGAAGGCGCGATGGATGCCGCCAATATCCTGAAACCTGCCCTGGCCAGAGGCGAACTCAGAGCCATTGGTGCGACTACGCTGAATGAATACCAGAAATTCTTTGAAAAAGACAAAGCCCTCGAGCGCCGTTTCCAGAAAGTCATGGTGGATGAACCTTCCATCGAAGACGCAGTATCCATCCTCAGAGGATTGAAAGAGCGTTATGAGACCCATCATCATGTGCTGATCAAGGATGAAGCCATTATCGCCGCTGTAGAGCTATCTAACAGATATATCACCGACCGTTTTTTGCCGGATAAGGCCATTGACTTAATTGATGAGAGTGCCGCCAAGCTGCGCCTGGAAATGAACTCCATGCCAGAGGAGCTGGATGAATTGGAAAGAAGGATCCGTCAACTGGAGATTGAAAGAGAGGCCATCAAAAGAGAGAACGATAAGGCGAAGCTCGGTGAGCTCAACACCAATATCGGGAACCTGATGGTGGAGCGGGATACCTATAAGGCCAAATGGCAACAGGAGAAGGAAGTCGTTGAGAAAATGCAGAATGCCAAGGCAGCTATTGACACGCTCAAGGTGGAAGCCGAAAAAGCCGAAAGAGAAGGGGACTATGGTAAAGTCGCTGAGATCCGCTATGGCAAGATCAAGGAACAACAGGAAATCATTGACCAGACGGCCCATCTCCTGTCTGATATCTCCGAAAAAAGACTGCTGAAAGAAGAAGTAGACGCAGAGGATATCGCTGAAAATGTGGCAAAAGCCACCGGCATTCCGGTCAGCAGAATGCTCCAGAGCGAAAAGGATAAGTTATTGCAGCTGGAAGATCACCTCCATCAAAGAGTTGTTGGCCAGGAAGAGGCCATTACTGCCGTGTCCGATGCGATCCGCAGGAGCAGGGCGGGGCTGGGTGATCCCAAAAAGCCGATCGGTTCTTTTATTTTTCTGGGGACAACCGGTGTGGGTAAAACCGAGCTGGCCAAAGCACTGGCAGAATTCCTGTTCGATGATGAATCGATGATGACCCGGATCGACATGAGTGAATACCAGGAGAAACACAGTGTTTCCAGGCTGGTAGGGGCGCCTCCCGGCTACGTAGGATATGAAGAAGGCGGTCAGCTGACAGAAGCCGTACGCCGTAAACCTTATAGTGTCGTATTATTCGATGAGATTGAAAAAGCGCATCCCGATGTCTTTAATATCCTTTTACAGGTACTGGACGACGGGCACTTAACCGATAACAAGGGCCGGGTGGTCAATTTTAAAAATACCATCATTATCATGACCAGTAATATGGGCAGCCATTTAATCCAGGAGGCGTTTGAAAATCACAGCGATGATATTGATAAAGCAGAAGAGATCGCCAAAGATGAGGTCATGAATCTGCTAAAGGAAAATATCCGGCCTGAGTTTCTGAACCGTATTGATGAAATCGTGATGTTCCATCCACTACTTAAAAAGGAGATCCGCAATATCATACACATCCAGCTTAAACAGCTGAAAAAACAGATCGCGGCAGGTGGTATCCATATCGATTTCAGCGATTACGTGATCGATTATCTGGCAGAAAACGGTTATGACGTGCAATTTGGCGCCAGGCCGTTGAAAAGGTTTATCCAGAAGGCCATTGTCAACCCGCTCAGCAAGAAAATACTGGCCGGTGAGATCGACAAAGACCACCCTGTACTGGTAGACGTCTTTGACGGTATCGTTGTCTTCAGAAATGAGGAGACGGTGAAGGAAAAATAA
- a CDS encoding metallophosphoesterase encodes MMKVNHLIYLCILALFASTVNAQLNAPVIRFGLIADPQYANVDPQGSRFYRNSLPKLDTAVAAFNQQKLPFIINLGDITDRNPKDLDTVLFTISKYRGKVYTTTGNHDYTHITDNQSLYKKLQMPAAYYAFNKGNWRFIMLNTNEVASYSNISGTPKEKELQQMLQQIKENNGKNGYPYNGGISKKQLQWLEQQLRNAERKKENVLVFSHHPLGCAVGLTALNDQEITSVIRQYSCVKALISGHHHAGAFCHIGSIPCIVVEGMVETADQNSYGTVTLYPDRIVLDGQGRMTSRTIKLTD; translated from the coding sequence ATGATGAAAGTAAATCACCTGATATATCTCTGCATACTTGCGCTGTTCGCATCAACAGTCAATGCGCAGCTTAACGCCCCGGTCATCCGGTTCGGGCTTATTGCAGATCCGCAGTATGCCAATGTCGATCCACAGGGAAGCAGGTTTTACCGCAACTCTCTACCTAAGCTGGACACCGCTGTTGCCGCGTTCAATCAACAAAAGCTGCCCTTTATCATCAATTTAGGCGATATCACTGACCGGAATCCTAAGGATCTGGATACGGTTCTATTTACGATCAGCAAGTATAGGGGTAAAGTATATACCACCACCGGGAACCACGACTATACACATATAACAGACAACCAGTCCTTATATAAAAAACTGCAAATGCCGGCTGCCTATTACGCCTTTAACAAGGGCAATTGGCGCTTTATCATGCTCAACACAAATGAAGTCGCTTCTTATTCAAACATCTCCGGCACACCTAAGGAAAAAGAGCTGCAGCAAATGTTGCAGCAAATAAAAGAAAACAACGGCAAAAATGGTTATCCGTACAATGGAGGTATCAGCAAAAAGCAATTGCAGTGGCTGGAGCAGCAACTGAGAAATGCCGAGAGAAAAAAAGAAAATGTACTGGTGTTTTCTCACCATCCCCTGGGATGCGCTGTCGGCTTAACCGCCCTCAATGATCAGGAAATCACTTCCGTGATCCGGCAATACAGCTGCGTAAAGGCCCTCATTTCCGGTCATCATCATGCGGGTGCATTTTGCCATATAGGTTCAATTCCCTGTATCGTTGTGGAAGGCATGGTGGAAACGGCGGACCAGAATTCCTACGGTACTGTTACATTATACCCGGACCGGATCGTTCTGGATGGCCAGGGAAGAATGACTTCCCGAACAATTAAGCTGACAGATTAG
- a CDS encoding IS701 family transposase, with translation MTAFKQSRTFQRARDLSHGVISCIGRCTITGMLTASGNQFKDWSAAYRIFKGERMDMNAIFSEVRKEVVYQNRKKGDFIYAHMDDTLLRKRGKKISGTGWLRDPLGPPFCNNFIWGQRFVQLSLSLIEKDLCGPSRAIPVDFKHCPPTKKPSKNATDQEVALYRERQKKEKMSEVGVQRVIALRKCLDDDGYKNKKLILSVDGSYTNGTVLRQLPENVELIGRIRKDSKIYALPEEQQSGKGRKRYYGEELPTPEQIRQSDDYPYQQVEAWAAGKMRTFNVKVVKDIRWRKSGKRDLMLIIIRPVSYRLTKKSKLLYRAPAYLISTNQEIDIFLQVQAYIRRWEIEVGFRDQKTLMGCGQAQIREKTAVAKVPAFVSACYAMMILASHKQQQSKSKKQLPGPKWYVNIKKQRVTTGDIINRCRVENWAQSVNINFSDFVNIEKKLSKCEKMANPSFSSFFYARN, from the coding sequence ATAACAGCTTTCAAGCAATCCAGAACTTTTCAGAGAGCTCGCGATTTGTCTCACGGAGTTATTTCATGTATTGGACGTTGTACGATAACAGGGATGTTAACAGCAAGTGGGAATCAGTTTAAGGACTGGAGTGCGGCCTATCGAATATTTAAGGGTGAAAGAATGGATATGAATGCAATTTTTTCTGAAGTTAGAAAGGAGGTCGTGTATCAAAATAGAAAGAAAGGCGATTTTATTTATGCACACATGGACGATACCCTGTTAAGGAAGAGAGGGAAGAAAATATCAGGGACCGGATGGCTAAGGGATCCACTTGGCCCCCCGTTTTGTAATAATTTCATTTGGGGCCAACGATTTGTTCAACTCTCTTTATCGCTCATTGAAAAAGACCTCTGCGGTCCATCAAGGGCCATCCCGGTAGACTTCAAACATTGTCCTCCCACCAAGAAGCCGTCAAAAAATGCGACCGACCAGGAAGTAGCACTATACCGGGAAAGACAGAAGAAAGAAAAAATGAGCGAAGTAGGCGTCCAGCGTGTCATAGCCTTGAGAAAGTGCTTAGATGACGATGGCTATAAAAATAAAAAACTTATCCTGAGCGTGGACGGCAGTTACACGAATGGAACTGTTTTAAGGCAACTTCCAGAAAATGTAGAACTCATTGGCCGCATAAGGAAGGATTCAAAAATTTATGCTCTACCAGAAGAGCAACAATCAGGAAAGGGACGTAAACGATATTATGGAGAAGAGCTCCCCACACCAGAACAAATCCGACAAAGCGATGACTATCCTTATCAGCAGGTTGAAGCATGGGCTGCAGGAAAGATGCGTACATTCAATGTGAAAGTTGTAAAAGATATACGCTGGCGAAAATCAGGTAAGAGAGACTTAATGCTGATCATTATCAGGCCAGTTTCCTATAGGCTCACCAAAAAATCAAAATTACTGTATCGTGCTCCCGCCTATTTAATATCAACCAATCAAGAGATAGATATTTTCCTGCAGGTCCAGGCTTATATTAGAAGATGGGAGATAGAAGTCGGCTTTAGAGATCAGAAAACATTAATGGGATGTGGTCAGGCACAAATCCGGGAAAAAACTGCGGTAGCAAAAGTTCCGGCATTTGTATCCGCATGTTATGCTATGATGATACTGGCATCGCACAAACAGCAGCAGTCCAAATCAAAAAAACAACTCCCTGGGCCTAAATGGTACGTAAATATTAAAAAGCAAAGGGTTACTACTGGTGATATTATAAATAGATGTAGAGTTGAAAATTGGGCGCAAAGTGTAAATATTAATTTTTCCGACTTCGTGAACATTGAAAAAAAATTATCGAAGTGCGAAAAAATGGCAAATCCCTCATTTTCCTCCTTCTTTTATGCCAGAAATTAG
- a CDS encoding efflux RND transporter permease subunit, with protein sequence MLKLFVKRPVLATVISVLIVILGIIGILNLPISQYPDIAPPTIQVRAKYAGANADVVLKSVIVPLEQQINGVENMDYITSTAGNDGSATIQVIFKIGSDPNIAAVNVQNAVARATPQLPQEVTLAGVTVKKRQTSTLLAFSVYSENPSFDQTFLQNYADINIVPVIKRIQGVGDASASGQMDYSMRIWLNAPKMASYGLVPSDITAALKEQNIQAAPGQFGESSNQPFQYVIKYPGTLTDTSQFGDIVIRSDLRGRLLRLSDVAKIELGAYSYLTTSSTNGHPSVSIYVSQVAGSNAREVIRHTLEVMKDAEKAFPKGVHFAVLKNVDAFLTASIDKVIHTFVEAFILVFLVVFLFLQDFRSTLIPAISVPVAIIGTFFFLQLFGFTINLLTLFALILAIGIVVDDAIVVVEAVHAKLDEGYVSGRQASIDALGEISGAIISITLIMAAVFIPVSFIGGSAGMFYKQFGLTLAIAIVLSAINALTLSPALCALFLKSHHEKRPKRSFLQRFYVAFNTSFEKVTNRYVEAISFFNKKKWIPIGILVVFTAALYFIGRSTPTGFVPKEDLGSISCNIALPPAASLERTGIVTRKIAAIAATIPEIRDIMQETGRGRLSGSGNNYGMLVMSLVPWNQRHRDVEAIIQELFDKTAGIKEAEVKFYAPATIQGFGTTSGFSFQLQDKTGGDIARFYKISKDFLSDLSQRPEIQYATTSFNPNFPEYLMNVNVPKVKNAGLAVTDITSTMQGYFGGVYASNFNKFGQQFRVVVQASPEYRMTPESLNSIFVRTKSGQMVPITEFVSLSTVYSSQSITRFNLFNSISVNGSPNAGYSSGQAIAAIEQVARETLPPGFSYEYSGLSREEQHSGSQTIYVFLLCLIFVYLLLSAQYESYVLPLSVILTIPIGMFGAFLFVKLLGVSNNIYVQITLIMLIGLLAKNSILIVEYAVKRRRAGMAITEAAISGAKMRLRPILMTSFAFIFGLLPLMLTVGAGANANHSIGTSAVGGMLIGTIFGVFITPVLFIIFQSFQERLRKGRNEPGDILETQPATFISARQPEV encoded by the coding sequence ATGTTAAAGTTATTCGTTAAAAGACCTGTTCTTGCTACTGTTATTTCCGTATTGATTGTGATACTGGGCATAATCGGGATTCTTAACTTACCCATTTCCCAATATCCGGATATCGCGCCGCCTACCATTCAGGTACGTGCCAAATACGCCGGCGCTAATGCAGATGTGGTACTTAAAAGTGTGATCGTTCCGCTGGAACAGCAGATCAATGGTGTTGAGAACATGGATTACATTACTTCTACGGCAGGCAATGACGGCTCGGCAACGATCCAGGTGATTTTTAAGATTGGCAGTGATCCCAATATTGCGGCCGTGAATGTGCAGAATGCCGTCGCCCGGGCGACACCACAGTTGCCACAGGAAGTAACACTGGCGGGTGTAACAGTCAAGAAAAGGCAAACCAGTACTTTGCTGGCCTTCTCCGTCTATAGCGAGAATCCTTCCTTTGATCAGACCTTTTTACAGAACTATGCCGATATCAATATTGTACCGGTCATTAAACGTATTCAAGGGGTGGGGGACGCGTCCGCGTCCGGTCAGATGGACTATTCCATGCGCATCTGGCTGAATGCACCTAAGATGGCTTCCTACGGGCTGGTGCCTTCCGATATTACGGCCGCACTCAAAGAACAAAATATTCAGGCAGCACCCGGTCAGTTTGGAGAAAGCAGCAACCAGCCTTTTCAGTATGTGATCAAATATCCCGGTACGCTGACCGATACCAGCCAGTTTGGAGACATCGTTATCAGAAGTGATCTGCGGGGGCGGCTGTTGCGCCTCAGCGATGTGGCCAAAATAGAACTGGGTGCCTATAGTTATCTGACAACCTCTTCTACCAATGGTCATCCGAGCGTATCCATATATGTGAGCCAGGTGGCCGGATCGAATGCCAGGGAGGTGATCCGCCATACGCTGGAGGTGATGAAGGACGCGGAAAAGGCGTTTCCTAAAGGTGTCCATTTTGCCGTTCTGAAAAACGTGGATGCCTTTCTGACGGCCTCGATCGATAAAGTCATACATACTTTTGTCGAAGCCTTTATATTGGTGTTTCTGGTGGTCTTCCTGTTCCTGCAGGATTTCAGGTCCACGCTGATCCCTGCTATTTCAGTGCCCGTGGCTATTATCGGTACTTTTTTCTTTCTGCAGCTCTTCGGGTTTACGATCAACCTGCTGACGCTGTTTGCGCTGATCCTGGCCATCGGTATCGTGGTGGATGATGCGATTGTCGTCGTGGAAGCTGTCCATGCGAAACTCGATGAGGGGTACGTTTCGGGCAGGCAGGCAAGTATAGATGCGCTTGGAGAAATCTCGGGGGCGATTATTTCTATTACGTTGATTATGGCCGCCGTATTTATACCGGTCAGTTTTATCGGAGGTTCTGCCGGCATGTTCTATAAACAGTTTGGGTTAACGCTTGCTATTGCCATTGTGCTGTCCGCCATCAATGCCCTGACGCTGAGCCCGGCACTCTGTGCCCTCTTTTTAAAAAGCCATCACGAGAAGCGGCCCAAACGAAGCTTTTTACAGCGGTTCTATGTGGCTTTTAATACTTCTTTTGAAAAAGTTACCAACCGGTATGTGGAGGCTATTTCATTTTTCAATAAGAAAAAATGGATCCCCATTGGGATACTGGTGGTGTTTACAGCTGCCCTTTATTTTATAGGCCGGTCCACACCCACCGGTTTTGTGCCTAAAGAAGATTTAGGCTCAATCAGTTGTAATATTGCGTTGCCGCCTGCCGCCTCCCTTGAGCGGACAGGTATTGTGACCCGCAAGATCGCAGCGATCGCCGCCACCATTCCGGAGATCCGTGATATCATGCAGGAGACAGGCAGAGGGCGCCTGTCCGGTTCAGGCAATAACTACGGTATGCTGGTGATGTCGCTGGTGCCCTGGAATCAAAGGCACCGGGATGTAGAGGCGATCATTCAGGAACTCTTTGATAAGACAGCCGGTATTAAGGAAGCGGAGGTTAAGTTTTATGCGCCGGCAACGATTCAGGGCTTTGGAACAACCAGCGGTTTCTCCTTTCAGTTGCAGGATAAAACCGGTGGAGATATTGCGCGGTTTTATAAGATCAGTAAAGATTTTTTAAGTGATCTGAGCCAGCGGCCGGAGATCCAGTATGCGACCACCTCCTTTAACCCGAACTTTCCGGAATACCTGATGAATGTGAATGTGCCCAAAGTGAAAAATGCGGGACTGGCCGTAACGGATATCACCAGTACCATGCAAGGTTATTTTGGCGGTGTCTATGCCTCTAACTTTAATAAGTTCGGCCAGCAGTTCCGTGTCGTGGTGCAGGCGTCGCCCGAATATAGAATGACGCCTGAGAGCCTTAATTCTATCTTTGTCCGGACCAAGAGCGGACAGATGGTGCCGATTACAGAGTTTGTCAGTCTGTCCACCGTTTACAGTTCGCAAAGTATCACCCGGTTTAACCTGTTTAATTCTATCAGTGTGAACGGATCGCCCAATGCCGGGTATAGTTCCGGTCAGGCCATTGCCGCAATCGAGCAGGTGGCCCGGGAGACGCTTCCGCCAGGGTTTAGTTATGAATATTCCGGATTGTCCAGAGAGGAACAGCATTCAGGAAGTCAGACGATATACGTGTTTTTGCTTTGCCTGATCTTCGTATATCTGTTATTAAGTGCGCAATATGAAAGTTATGTGTTACCGTTGTCCGTTATCCTGACGATTCCCATCGGTATGTTTGGGGCCTTCTTATTTGTGAAGCTTCTGGGCGTCAGCAATAATATCTATGTTCAGATCACACTGATCATGTTGATCGGCCTGCTGGCCAAAAATTCTATTCTGATCGTAGAATATGCGGTCAAGAGAAGAAGGGCGGGCATGGCCATAACAGAAGCAGCCATCTCTGGTGCCAAAATGCGGTTGCGGCCCATTTTGATGACTTCCTTCGCATTTATTTTTGGCTTATTGCCGCTAATGCTCACTGTCGGAGCGGGGGCAAACGCGAATCATTCCATCGGAACCAGTGCCGTAGGTGGGATGTTGATCGGAACTATATTCGGGGTATTTATTACGCCTGTGTTATTTATTATTTTTCAATCCTTTCAGGAACGGCTGAGAAAAGGCAGAAATGAGCCGGGCGACATATTAGAAACTCAACCTGCTACTTTCATTTCTGCCAGGCAACCGGAAGTGTAA